The window AATAAGTTGTTTGTTGGTATGAACGATGCTAGAAAAATCGTAAATAATTTTAAACCAGATATAGTTATTGGTACAGGTGGATATGTTTGCGGACCAATAGTGATGACAGCTGCTTTAAAAAAAATACCAACAGTAATACATGAACAGAATGCTTTTCCTGGTGTAACAAATAGAATTTTATCTAGATTTGTTAAAAGCATTGCTTGTAGTTTTGAGGAAAGCAGTAAATTTTTCAAAAACAAAGAGAAAATAGTTGTTACAGGAAATCCAGTTAGAGAAAGTTTTTTCGATATAGATAAGGAAAAAGCATATAAAAAACTTAATATAAACCCTAATAAAAAATTTGTTTTGAGTATTGGTGGCAGTGGGGGACAAAAAAGTTTAAATCAAGCAATGGTTTATGTTATAAAACGATTTAATAAACATTCAGATATTCAGTTAATTCATGTAACTGGAAAAAGGCATTATGATAATTTTATTAAACTATTGAAAGACGAAGGAATAAATAATATAAATAAATCAATTAGAATTATGCCGTATTTATTTGATATGCCAGAAGCAACGTCTTTAGCTGATTTAGTAATAACTAGTTCTGGAGCAATAACTATTGCCGAAGTTACAGCAGTAGGTGCCCCAACATTACTTATACCTAAAGGTTATACTACAGAGAATCACCAAGAGTATAATGCAAGAGCTTTGGAGCAAAAAAAAGCTAGTGTTGTATTATTAGAAAAAGAACTTACAGGAGAAGTTTTGTATAAAAAGATAGATGCTTTGTTGAAGGATGAGGTTAGATTAAAAGAAATG is drawn from Abyssisolibacter fermentans and contains these coding sequences:
- the murG gene encoding undecaprenyldiphospho-muramoylpentapeptide beta-N-acetylglucosaminyltransferase, whose product is MRVLITGGGTGGHIYPALAIAKKMKKEINDIDLLYVGTEHGMEADIIPREGFKFKTIRVEGFRRKLSLGTIKTINKLFVGMNDARKIVNNFKPDIVIGTGGYVCGPIVMTAALKKIPTVIHEQNAFPGVTNRILSRFVKSIACSFEESSKFFKNKEKIVVTGNPVRESFFDIDKEKAYKKLNINPNKKFVLSIGGSGGQKSLNQAMVYVIKRFNKHSDIQLIHVTGKRHYDNFIKLLKDEGINNINKSIRIMPYLFDMPEATSLADLVITSSGAITIAEVTAVGAPTLLIPKGYTTENHQEYNARALEQKKASVVLLEKELTGEVLYKKIDALLKDEVRLKEMSEASKKLGKKDSIDEIYNLILKHL